From Inquilinus sp. Marseille-Q2685:
GAACAGGATGCTGCGCCAGCCGGGCGAGGCGTTCACCACGGTGATCAGCGCGGTGATGGTGACCAGCAGGATCGCCCCCGGGATGGTGCCGGCATAGGTGCCGCGCCCGCCCAGGATCGAGGTGCCGCCCAGCACCACCGCGGCGATCGAGGTCAGGAGATACGGGTCGCCGATGCCGACATAGCCCTGCCGGTTCATGCCCAGCACGAGCACCCCGGCGATGCCCGCCGCGAGGCCGCTGAGCGTGTACAGCAGCACCGTGGTCCGCCCGATATCGACGCCGGACAGGCGCGCCGCCAGCGGGCTGGTGCCGAGGGCGAAGATCCGCGCGCCCACGGCCGTCCGGTGCAGCAGCACCAGCACCCCGGCCGAGACCAGGAGCCACAGCAGGATGCCGACCGGCACCCCGGCCGGTCGGGCGGAGCCGAGCCATTCCACCACCGGGTTGCGCACGGTGATCGCGCTGCCGCCGGCGACGATCACCAGGAGCCCTTGCAGCAGCGTCGCCATCGCCAGCGTCATGATCAGCGGATGCACCCTGAGCGCGGCGATGCCGAGCCCGTTGAGGAAGCCGATCCCGGCCGCCACCAGCAGCGTCGCCGCCACCCCGACGAGGCCGGTCGGGTCCCAGGCCACGGACAGCAGCGGCAGCAGGATCGCCGTCACCGTGATCACCGCGCCGACCGCGAGGTCGATGCCGCCGCCGATCACCACCAGCGTCTGCCCTGCGGCGACCAGGCCGATCACGGCCGCGAGCTCCAGCAGATAGCGCAGATGACCATAGGCGCCGAAGCCGCGGGTCAGCAGGCTGGCGGCGACCCAGACCGCGGCCACCACCAGCCAGGCCAGCACCGCCTTGTGCCGCAGGATCGCGGGCAGCCTGGTCGCGATCGCCGTCATGCCCGCCTCCAGCGGATCTGCGGCAGCGCCACGGCGCCGACGATGATCAGCCCCTGGGCGATGTATTGCGCCACGGGCGGAAATCCCAGGAAGAACATGACGTTGATCATGACGCTGAGCAGCAGGCTGCCGGCCAGGGCGCCGCGCATGGTGCCGGCCCCGCCGAGGAAGCCGACCCCGCCCAGCACCGAAGCGGCGATGGAATTGAGGGTGAAGGGCGTGCCGATCACCGGGTCGCCCGATCCCGTCTGCGCCGCCACGAACAGCCCGGCCAGCGCCGCCAGCATGAAGCTGACGGCATAGGCCACGACCTTGGCGAGGTCGACCGGCACGCCGGAGCGGTAGGCGCCAACCGGGTTGTCGCCGGCGGCGTAGAGGCCGAGGCCGATCGGCGTCGCCAGGTACAGCTTCCAGGCGACCGCCAGCAGCACCAGCAGCAGCGCCGCCACCGGCTGGTGGCCGGCCAGCAGCTCCGACAGCCAGTCCGGCACGTCGCCGCCCGGCCGCGGCAGCACCAGCAGGGCCGCGCCGCCGAGGATGAAGGACCCGGCCAAAGTGACGATGATCGCCGGCAGCCGGAAGAAAGCCACGATCGCCCCCGCCCCGGCCCCGACCGCGAGGCCGATCGCGGCCACCGCCAGCACCCCGCCGGGCACGCCGAGCAGCCCGTCGAAGCTGGTGGCGGCGACCACGGCGCCGAGGCTGACCATGGCGCCGACGGCGAGGTTGATGCCGCCGGTCAGCATGATCATCGCCTGGGCCATCGCCACCAGCGCCAGCGGGAACCAGTTCTGGGTGAACCTGGCCACGCCCTCGACGCTGACCAGCCCCGGGAACAGGGCGACGTAGAGCGCCAGGAACAGCGCCACGATCAGGTACAGCCCGCGCAGCCCCTGGTGCCGGCGGCCCTGGATCGCCCGGTACAGCGCCGCGCTCATGCCGCCAGCCCCGGCGCCGCGACGCCCATGGCGGCGCCGACGATCGCCTCCTCGCTGATGCCCGGCCGCTCCAGCGTCGCCACGGTGCGGCCGGCGAACATCACCGCCACCCGGTCGCAGAGATGCACCAGCTCCGGCGTGTCGGAGCTGAGCAGCACCACCGCCTTCCCCTGCGCCGCCAGCGCCCGTAGCATGACGTAGATCTCCCGCTTGGTCTCGACATCGACGCCGCGCGTGGGATCGTTCAGCAGCAGGATGCGCGGCGCCAGCGGCAGCCACTTGGCCAGCGCCACCTTCTGCTGGTTGCCGCCCGACAGCGCCTGCACCGGCCGTGCCGTGTCGCCCTTGATGGTCAGCCGTTTCGCCAGATCGGCTACCGTCGCCGCCTCCGCCGACCGGTCGCGGAGGCCGCGGGCCGGCCGCGCCAGGGTCGGCAGCAGCAGGTTGAAGGCGATGCTGTGCGGCAGCAGCAGCCCTTCCTTCTTGCGGTCGGCCGGGATGTAGGCCAAGCCCGCCGCCGTCGCCTCGGTCACCTTGGCGACGGGCCTATTGGCGCCGGCGATGCGCGCGGCATCGGCCGCCGCCGGCAGGGCGCCGACGAGGCCCAGCAGCAGGTCCTCCTGCCCCTGCCCGACCAGCCCGCCGATGCCGACCACCTCGCCGTAGCGGACCGTCAGGTCGACCTCCCGCGCCGACCCCGCCCGGAAGCCCTTGATCTCGATCGCCGTCTCCGCCCGGGCGCTGGGCTGCCACGCCGGGAACAGGTCGCCGGGATCGCGCCCGACCATCAGCCGCACCAGCCCTTCCGGGTCGACGCCGGCCAGCGGCCGGTCGGCGGTGCGGCTGCCGTCCTTCAGCACCGTGGCGTAATCGCAGAGGTCCAGCACCTCGTTCAGCCGGTGCGAGATGTAGAGGATGGCGACGCCCTCGTCGCGCAGCCGCCGCACCAGCCGGGCCAGGGTCTGCGCCTCGTGAGCGGACAGCGAGGAGGTCGGCTCGTCCAGGATCAGGACGCGCGGCTTGCGGTACAGCGCCTTGGCGATCTCGACCATCTGCCGGCGGCCGAGCGACAGGGCATCGACCGGCAGGTCCAGCGGCTCGTCCAGCCCGACCAGCTCGCAGGCCGCCCGGGCCCGCGCCGCCAGGGCGCCGTAGTCGATCAGCCCCAGCCGCCGGGGATAGGCGCCAAGGCCGATGTTCTCGGCGATCGACAGGTGCGGCGCCAGGCTCAGCTCCTGCTGCACCACGGCGATGCCGGCGCGCTGGGCCTCGCGCGGGGTCAGGTGGCCGGCGCTGCGTCCGTCCACCGTCAGCGACCCGCCATCCGGCCGCAGCGCCCCGGACAGGATGTTGATCAGGGTCGACTTGCCGGCCCCGTTCTCGCCCAGCAGGGCATGCACCCGGCCGGGATGCAGCGCGATCGAGACATCGCGCAGCACCGGATTGCCGAAGAAGGCCTTGGACACGCCCTCCGCGGCCAGGACAGGCGCGGCCTGAACGGGCGGCGCCGTCCCGGCGCCGCCCCCGCCCACGATGCTCACTTCGCCGCCAGCAGTTGGTCGAACAGCGCCGTGTCGTATTCCGAGAAGATGTAACCGTCGGCCGGGAACTTGTCGGCCCGCGCCAGATAGCCGTCGATGCTGCTGTCGTCGATCACCGGCAGCGGCACCTTGACGAAAGCGGGCACGTCCTTGCCCTGCAGCGCCTGCACCGCGGTGTAGACGGCCAGCGCGCCCAGCCAGTTCGGCTGCATCGTCGCCCAGCCCTTCATCTCGTGCTGCTTCCACAGCTCCAGGAACTGGCGGTAGTTCTCGCCGGTGGTCGGCACGAAGTCGCGGCCCTGCCGGTCCATCGCCAGGATCGCGCCGGCCGACAGCGCCCCGCCCAGCGACAGGATGCCGTCGATCTCCGGGTTGGCGAACAGCAGGCTGGTCACCGCCTCCTGCGCCGGGGCGACGTTGTAGTCGGTGTTGGTCTCGGCCAGCACCTCGACCCCCGGATTGGCCTGCAGCACCGGCGTCGCGCCCTTGCGCCGGTCGTCGCTGACCGAGATACCGGCCGGGCCGTTCAGCACGATGATCTTGCCCTTGCCGCCGATCTGCTTGACCAGCCACTCGGCGGCCTGTTTTCCCCAGTCGAGCGAATCGGTGTTGATCTTGGCCGTCACCTTGTCGGTCTGCACCAGGCTGTCGAAGTTGATCACCGCGATGCCCTTGGCGCAGGCATCGGCGACCACGCGGTCCAGCGCGGTGGCCGACCCGGCGATCAGGATGATCGCGTCGACATCGGCGTCGATCATCGACTGGACCTGCTGGATCTGGGTGTTGGCGTTGCCCTGGGCGTCGGTGATGACCAGCTTGTCGACCAGCCCCTTGCCCTTCAGCTCCTCCACCATCGTGCTGATGGTGCCTTCGGTCTGCTTCATCCAGGTGGGCACGGAATAGATGTTGGCCCAGCCGACGGTGAAGGGCGGCTTACGGTCGCCCTTGATGCAGTTGGCGGCAGCGTCGGCCGTGCCGGTGGCGGCGACCAGGGCCGCGACCGCGAGGGCCGCCCCGCAGACGGCGCGGCGCGCCAGATCTTTCGTCATCATTTTCTCCCTGCCTGACCCGGACCATCGCGGCCGGTGCGTTGTCGATTCGCCCGGCGAAGCCCAAGGGCAAAGCCGGGAGGGTGCGACGCCGCCTGCCCGGCCGCAATCTTCCGCTGCGGGCCGGCGGCAGGACGACATCATCCCCGCGCAAGGAGAGACGGGACGGCAGGATTCTGTCAAGACAACGTTGTCATCGAGGCGATCGGGGACGGGGAGACGACATGCGCCGGCGTGTCCTCAGCGCCCTCTGGGCATCAGCAGCTTCGCCGCGATCGCCTGCACCTCGCGGTCCTGGAACGGCTTCGCCAGCATCGGCCGGGCGACGAATCTGTCTTCGATGCGATCGCGGGGGCAGGACGACACGAAGGCGAACGGAACGTTCCGCTCGGCCAGGATCTCCGCCGCCGGGAAGACCTCGTCGCCGCCGGACAGCTCGACATCGAGCAGGGCGGCATCCACGCCGTCATGTCCGGCCAGCTCCACCGCCCGCTCCAGGCTCGCAGCCGGGCCCAGGACGCGGATGCCGGCCTCGGCGAGGGCCTCCTCCACCAGCAGGGCGGTCAGGAACTCGTCCTCGACGACGAGGACGCAAGGGTCTCGATCGGGCTCCATAGGCAGCTCCTCCGGTGTTGCATTTTTGTGGCAACGGCCGGTACCGCCCGGGAGTGCATGTAGTTTTGTTTCTTATTTCCGGTGAATGCCGCGCGGACGCTCTCCTCTTTCCTGCGAAGAGGCTCTTGCCCCCTTCGCCGAAGGCGCGCATCACCAACCTGCCACAGTCGGGAGCCCGA
This genomic window contains:
- a CDS encoding ABC transporter permease, with the translated sequence MTAIATRLPAILRHKAVLAWLVVAAVWVAASLLTRGFGAYGHLRYLLELAAVIGLVAAGQTLVVIGGGIDLAVGAVITVTAILLPLLSVAWDPTGLVGVAATLLVAAGIGFLNGLGIAALRVHPLIMTLAMATLLQGLLVIVAGGSAITVRNPVVEWLGSARPAGVPVGILLWLLVSAGVLVLLHRTAVGARIFALGTSPLAARLSGVDIGRTTVLLYTLSGLAAGIAGVLVLGMNRQGYVGIGDPYLLTSIAAVVLGGTSILGGRGTYAGTIPGAILLVTITALITVVNASPGWRSILFGGLILGLLLLSGREARR
- a CDS encoding ABC transporter permease encodes the protein MSAALYRAIQGRRHQGLRGLYLIVALFLALYVALFPGLVSVEGVARFTQNWFPLALVAMAQAMIMLTGGINLAVGAMVSLGAVVAATSFDGLLGVPGGVLAVAAIGLAVGAGAGAIVAFFRLPAIIVTLAGSFILGGAALLVLPRPGGDVPDWLSELLAGHQPVAALLLVLLAVAWKLYLATPIGLGLYAAGDNPVGAYRSGVPVDLAKVVAYAVSFMLAALAGLFVAAQTGSGDPVIGTPFTLNSIAASVLGGVGFLGGAGTMRGALAGSLLLSVMINVMFFLGFPPVAQYIAQGLIIVGAVALPQIRWRRA
- a CDS encoding sugar ABC transporter ATP-binding protein, which encodes MSIVGGGGAGTAPPVQAAPVLAAEGVSKAFFGNPVLRDVSIALHPGRVHALLGENGAGKSTLINILSGALRPDGGSLTVDGRSAGHLTPREAQRAGIAVVQQELSLAPHLSIAENIGLGAYPRRLGLIDYGALAARARAACELVGLDEPLDLPVDALSLGRRQMVEIAKALYRKPRVLILDEPTSSLSAHEAQTLARLVRRLRDEGVAILYISHRLNEVLDLCDYATVLKDGSRTADRPLAGVDPEGLVRLMVGRDPGDLFPAWQPSARAETAIEIKGFRAGSAREVDLTVRYGEVVGIGGLVGQGQEDLLLGLVGALPAAADAARIAGANRPVAKVTEATAAGLAYIPADRKKEGLLLPHSIAFNLLLPTLARPARGLRDRSAEAATVADLAKRLTIKGDTARPVQALSGGNQQKVALAKWLPLAPRILLLNDPTRGVDVETKREIYVMLRALAAQGKAVVLLSSDTPELVHLCDRVAVMFAGRTVATLERPGISEEAIVGAAMGVAAPGLAA
- a CDS encoding ABC transporter substrate-binding protein, which encodes MTKDLARRAVCGAALAVAALVAATGTADAAANCIKGDRKPPFTVGWANIYSVPTWMKQTEGTISTMVEELKGKGLVDKLVITDAQGNANTQIQQVQSMIDADVDAIILIAGSATALDRVVADACAKGIAVINFDSLVQTDKVTAKINTDSLDWGKQAAEWLVKQIGGKGKIIVLNGPAGISVSDDRRKGATPVLQANPGVEVLAETNTDYNVAPAQEAVTSLLFANPEIDGILSLGGALSAGAILAMDRQGRDFVPTTGENYRQFLELWKQHEMKGWATMQPNWLGALAVYTAVQALQGKDVPAFVKVPLPVIDDSSIDGYLARADKFPADGYIFSEYDTALFDQLLAAK
- a CDS encoding response regulator, whose product is MEPDRDPCVLVVEDEFLTALLVEEALAEAGIRVLGPAASLERAVELAGHDGVDAALLDVELSGGDEVFPAAEILAERNVPFAFVSSCPRDRIEDRFVARPMLAKPFQDREVQAIAAKLLMPRGR